A stretch of Amycolatopsis balhimycina FH 1894 DNA encodes these proteins:
- a CDS encoding alpha/beta hydrolase, whose translation MRRAVFAVVAAAAVASALVAAPAATAAPAALATIAWGPCTNPTLVAAGAECGYLAVPLDYRKPAGEQVQLAVSRVKHKVPDAQYQGVMLTNPGGPGGSGLLLATRGPRVPNHAGDAYDWVGFDPRGVGSSKPALSCDPNYMDYNRPQYVPFTPQLERTWLDRSKGYAEACAKNNSRALLENMKTTDTVKDMDSIRKALGRQQLNFYGYSYGTYLGQVYGTLFPQNVRRMVLDSTVDPRGVWYGDNLDQDVAFDKNILIWFGWVAQHDDVYHLGKTQAAVRRVVNEQLLKASFNPAGGVIGPDEILDVIQQASYYQLRWTLLGDALSRFVNKGDWQNWKTLFEAFGGRGDDNGYAVYLAVQCTDVQWPQSWHQWKRDNWQTFAKAPYFTWQNAWFNAPCLYWPAKAGKPTKVDGRGVPSVLMIDETLDAATPYEGSLEVRSRFPGASLIAEPGGTSHAITPRGNACVDNKIADYLATGALPARKPGRTADVECAPLPQPTPSTPSAPTAAAARADSGLVAGRFAG comes from the coding sequence GTGAGACGTGCCGTTTTCGCCGTGGTGGCCGCCGCCGCGGTGGCGTCCGCGCTCGTGGCCGCACCGGCCGCGACCGCCGCGCCCGCGGCCTTGGCGACGATCGCCTGGGGACCGTGCACCAACCCCACTCTGGTCGCCGCCGGCGCCGAATGCGGGTACCTCGCGGTGCCGCTCGACTACCGCAAGCCGGCCGGTGAGCAGGTCCAGCTCGCCGTCAGCCGCGTCAAGCACAAGGTCCCGGACGCGCAGTACCAGGGGGTCATGCTGACCAACCCGGGCGGCCCCGGCGGCTCCGGGCTGCTGCTGGCCACCCGCGGCCCACGCGTGCCCAACCACGCCGGTGACGCCTACGACTGGGTCGGCTTCGACCCGCGCGGCGTCGGCTCCAGCAAGCCCGCGCTGAGCTGCGACCCGAACTACATGGACTACAACCGGCCGCAGTACGTGCCGTTCACCCCGCAGCTGGAGCGGACCTGGCTCGACCGGTCCAAGGGGTACGCCGAGGCGTGCGCGAAGAACAACTCGCGCGCCCTGCTGGAGAACATGAAGACGACCGACACGGTCAAGGACATGGACTCCATCCGGAAGGCGCTGGGCCGGCAGCAGCTGAACTTCTACGGCTACTCCTACGGCACCTACCTCGGCCAGGTCTACGGCACGCTGTTCCCGCAGAACGTGCGCCGGATGGTGCTCGACTCCACGGTCGACCCGCGCGGCGTCTGGTACGGCGACAACCTCGACCAGGACGTCGCCTTCGACAAGAACATCCTCATCTGGTTCGGCTGGGTCGCCCAGCACGACGACGTCTACCACCTCGGCAAGACGCAGGCCGCGGTGCGGCGGGTCGTCAACGAGCAGCTGCTCAAGGCGTCGTTCAACCCCGCCGGCGGCGTGATCGGGCCGGACGAGATCCTCGACGTCATCCAGCAGGCTTCGTACTACCAGCTGCGGTGGACACTCCTGGGCGACGCGCTCTCCCGGTTCGTCAACAAGGGTGACTGGCAGAACTGGAAGACGCTCTTCGAGGCCTTCGGCGGCCGCGGAGACGACAACGGCTACGCCGTGTACCTCGCCGTGCAGTGCACCGACGTCCAGTGGCCGCAGAGCTGGCACCAGTGGAAGCGCGACAACTGGCAGACCTTCGCCAAGGCGCCGTACTTCACGTGGCAGAACGCGTGGTTCAACGCGCCCTGCCTGTACTGGCCGGCGAAGGCGGGCAAGCCGACGAAGGTCGACGGCCGGGGCGTGCCGAGCGTCCTGATGATCGACGAGACGCTCGACGCGGCCACGCCGTACGAAGGCAGCCTCGAGGTCCGCAGCCGCTTCCCGGGCGCGTCGCTGATCGCGGAGCCGGGTGGCACCAGCCACGCGATCACCCCGCGCGGCAACGCCTGCGTCGACAACAAGATCGCCGACTACCTGGCGACAGGCGCGCTCCCGGCCCGCAAGCCGGGCCGCACGGCCGACGTCGAGTGCGCCCCGCTGCCGCAGCCGACGCCATCGACGCCATCGGCGCCGACGGCGGCCGCGGCTCGTGCCGACAGCGGTCTCGTCGCCGGGCGGTTCGCCGGCTGA
- a CDS encoding ABC transporter ATP-binding protein yields the protein MTGGPAFALHGLTKRFGRVTAVDGVSVDVAPGEVVALLGPNGAGKSTTVDMLLGLTEPDAGEITVAGGTPREAVDRGVVGAMMQNGALLPDVTVGEIVGLVVSTHAHPLPASEVIARAGLGHLVKRRCGKLSGGERQRVRFALALAGDPRLLVLDEPTAAMDVDGRRAFWAAIREFAAAGRTVLFATHYLAEAEDYADRVVLMRHGAIVADGAVAEVRAAVSGRVLKAAVPGATEADLAALPGVTSVQLRAGRAELACADSDAAIRALLARHPLAADIEITALGLEEAFLALTAEEAAA from the coding sequence ATGACTGGGGGACCGGCGTTCGCGCTCCACGGCCTGACCAAGCGGTTCGGCCGGGTCACGGCGGTCGACGGCGTGTCCGTCGATGTCGCGCCCGGCGAGGTCGTCGCGCTGCTCGGGCCGAACGGCGCGGGCAAGTCGACCACCGTCGACATGCTGCTCGGCCTGACCGAACCGGACGCGGGGGAGATCACCGTCGCCGGCGGCACCCCGCGCGAAGCCGTCGACCGGGGCGTCGTCGGCGCGATGATGCAGAACGGCGCGCTGCTGCCGGACGTCACCGTCGGCGAGATCGTCGGCCTGGTCGTCTCGACGCACGCCCACCCGCTGCCCGCGAGCGAGGTGATCGCCCGCGCGGGCCTCGGCCACCTCGTGAAACGCCGCTGCGGCAAGCTTTCCGGCGGCGAACGGCAGCGCGTCCGGTTCGCGCTCGCGCTGGCCGGCGACCCGCGGCTGCTCGTGCTCGACGAACCCACCGCCGCGATGGACGTCGACGGCAGGCGGGCGTTCTGGGCGGCCATCCGCGAGTTCGCCGCCGCCGGCCGGACCGTCCTGTTCGCGACGCACTACCTCGCCGAAGCCGAGGACTACGCCGACCGCGTCGTGCTGATGCGGCACGGCGCCATCGTCGCCGACGGCGCGGTCGCCGAGGTGCGGGCCGCCGTGTCCGGGCGGGTGCTCAAGGCCGCCGTGCCGGGAGCCACCGAGGCCGACCTGGCAGCGCTCCCCGGCGTCACCAGCGTCCAGCTGCGCGCCGGCCGAGCCGAACTCGCCTGCGCCGACTCCGACGCCGCGATCCGCGCCCTGCTGGCGCGGCACCCGCTGGCGGCCGACATCGAAATCACCGCGCTCGGCCTCGAAGAGGCTTTCCTGGCGCTGACCGCCGAGGAGGCAGCCGCGTGA
- a CDS encoding ABC transporter permease — translation MNTTYLSLEIKRILRSPQFTIFTIGMPVAMYLLFGAIWGDAILPGGLHSSTQTMVGMAAYGASGGALFTGTRVAQERTDGWQRQLRLTPMRGPGYLVVKVASAMAVALPVLLAIFFVGFLRGEPLTLAEWGRLLVFLWAATLPFAVLGLAIGLFGKGDTVGAVTGALMMPLGLLGGLWIPLEFLPGWMSTLAHFMPTYWLRRVGLDPLTHTSGTWVATIVLAGWLVVPALIVVRRFRLDTARL, via the coding sequence GTGAACACCACCTACCTGAGCCTGGAGATCAAGCGGATCCTCCGCAGTCCCCAGTTCACGATCTTCACCATCGGCATGCCGGTGGCGATGTATCTGCTGTTCGGTGCCATCTGGGGTGACGCGATCCTGCCCGGCGGCCTGCACTCGAGCACGCAGACGATGGTCGGCATGGCCGCGTACGGCGCCAGCGGCGGCGCGCTGTTCACCGGCACCCGGGTGGCCCAGGAACGCACCGACGGCTGGCAGCGGCAGCTGAGGCTCACGCCGATGCGCGGGCCCGGCTACCTGGTCGTCAAGGTCGCTTCGGCGATGGCCGTCGCCCTGCCGGTGCTGCTGGCGATCTTCTTCGTCGGCTTCCTGCGCGGCGAGCCGCTGACCTTGGCCGAGTGGGGCAGGCTGCTGGTCTTCCTGTGGGCGGCCACCCTGCCGTTCGCCGTCCTCGGCCTGGCCATCGGCCTGTTCGGGAAGGGCGACACGGTCGGCGCGGTCACCGGCGCGCTGATGATGCCGCTGGGCCTGCTCGGCGGGCTGTGGATCCCGCTGGAGTTCCTGCCCGGCTGGATGTCGACGCTGGCGCACTTCATGCCGACCTACTGGCTGCGCCGCGTCGGCCTCGACCCGCTGACCCACACCTCCGGGACGTGGGTCGCGACGATCGTCCTGGCGGGCTGGCTGGTCGTGCCCGCCCTGATCGTGGTGCGCCGGTTCCGGCTGGACACGGCCCGGCTGTGA
- a CDS encoding transcriptional regulator, producing MNELPQLDPVIHAQARLRVTVALAGLRTGDQITFPRLQQLLDMTAGNLSTHLRKLEDAEYVEITKAYEHRTPVTLVRLTAAGRAAFESYTKALHQLLDATGGD from the coding sequence ATGAACGAACTGCCGCAGCTGGACCCCGTCATCCACGCCCAGGCGCGGCTGCGGGTCACCGTCGCGCTCGCCGGGCTGCGCACCGGCGACCAGATCACCTTCCCGCGGCTGCAGCAGCTCCTGGACATGACGGCCGGCAACCTCTCGACGCACCTGCGGAAGCTCGAGGACGCCGAGTACGTCGAGATCACCAAGGCCTACGAGCACCGCACGCCGGTCACCCTGGTCCGGCTGACCGCGGCCGGCCGGGCCGCGTTCGAGAGCTACACCAAGGCGCTGCACCAGCTGCTGGACGCCACCGGCGGGGACTGA
- a CDS encoding DNA polymerase IV translates to MARWVIHLDLDAFYASAEQLTRPTLAGRPVLVGGTGPRGVVAGASYESRVFGIRSAMPMSQARRLLPANGVIVPPRFRVYERLSQDVFAAVTAVAPVLEKISLDEAFAEPPQLVDASFDAVTEFCASLRARILAETGLVASIGAGNGKQIAKIASDEAKPDGLLVVPQGTEREFLAPLPVRALWGIGPVAEGKLRFIGVQTLGQLAALSEQDAVATLGGVVGRDLRRLATGADDRPVAGRAETKQVSAETTFDIDIIDLATLRTEVRRIAAGAHQRLLKAERVARTVVIKLRHTDMHTVTRSETISAPTDDLAELAATAERLLLDPAEFGGIRLAGVAYSGLSVPHQDALFSLAAPSVSSTVVSAAPAAAPPPSTWRQGDDVVHEEFGTGWVQGAGHGRVTVRFETRSSGPGVARTFEQADPALRRGDPGDCLK, encoded by the coding sequence GTGGCCCGCTGGGTGATCCACCTCGACCTGGACGCCTTCTACGCCTCGGCCGAGCAGCTCACCCGCCCGACACTGGCCGGGCGCCCGGTGCTCGTCGGCGGCACCGGGCCACGCGGCGTCGTCGCCGGCGCGAGCTACGAGTCCCGGGTCTTCGGCATCCGCTCGGCGATGCCGATGTCCCAGGCACGGCGGCTGCTCCCGGCCAACGGCGTGATCGTGCCGCCACGGTTCCGCGTGTACGAGCGGCTCAGCCAGGACGTCTTCGCCGCCGTCACGGCGGTCGCGCCGGTGCTCGAGAAGATCTCCCTCGACGAGGCTTTCGCCGAGCCGCCGCAGCTCGTCGACGCGTCCTTCGACGCGGTGACGGAGTTCTGCGCTTCGTTGCGCGCGCGGATCCTCGCGGAAACCGGCCTGGTGGCGTCGATCGGCGCGGGCAACGGCAAGCAGATCGCGAAGATCGCCTCCGACGAGGCCAAACCGGATGGGCTGCTGGTCGTGCCGCAGGGCACCGAACGGGAGTTCCTCGCGCCACTGCCGGTGCGCGCGCTGTGGGGCATCGGCCCGGTCGCCGAAGGCAAGCTGCGGTTCATCGGCGTCCAGACGCTCGGGCAGCTGGCGGCACTGTCCGAACAGGACGCCGTCGCCACGCTCGGCGGCGTGGTCGGCCGCGACCTGCGGCGGCTCGCGACCGGCGCCGACGACCGCCCGGTGGCGGGCCGCGCCGAAACCAAGCAGGTCAGCGCCGAAACGACGTTCGACATCGACATCATCGACCTGGCCACGCTGCGGACGGAGGTGCGCCGCATCGCCGCCGGCGCGCACCAGCGGCTGCTCAAGGCCGAGCGCGTCGCCCGGACGGTGGTGATCAAGCTGCGGCACACCGACATGCACACGGTGACCCGTTCGGAGACGATCTCCGCCCCGACCGACGACCTGGCCGAGCTGGCCGCGACCGCCGAGCGGCTGCTGCTCGACCCGGCGGAGTTCGGCGGCATCCGGCTGGCGGGCGTCGCCTACAGCGGGCTTTCGGTACCGCACCAGGACGCGCTGTTCAGCCTGGCCGCCCCTTCGGTGTCCTCGACGGTGGTCTCCGCGGCGCCGGCCGCCGCACCACCGCCGTCGACGTGGCGCCAGGGCGACGACGTCGTGCACGAGGAGTTCGGCACCGGCTGGGTCCAGGGCGCCGGCCACGGCCGCGTGACGGTCCGGTTCGAGACCCGCTCGAGCGGCCCGGGTGTGGCGAGGACGTTCGAGCAGGCGGATCCGGCCCTGCGCCGCGGCGACCCCGGCGACTGCCTGAAGTGA
- a CDS encoding HAD family hydrolase: protein MSWEAAELVRRAPAVIFDCDDTVLATARTRWRLLIRTARTFGVTLTAETIVAAWGLPFDRFVATIVPSVDPGAFVRRYRLAMRVNRPRPTKGAPELLARLAARGTRMEILTSSSRALITQDLDAVGLTPYFAWIHGHEETPFHKPDPRALDVVVEHLDRAGYAREELVYIGDSIRDFRVASARSVAFVAVLSGIEPAADFVAAGLGAEWIVADLTQLLTD from the coding sequence GTGTCGTGGGAAGCGGCCGAGCTGGTCCGGCGCGCACCGGCGGTGATCTTCGACTGCGACGACACCGTGCTCGCCACCGCGCGGACCCGCTGGCGGCTGCTGATCAGGACCGCCCGGACGTTCGGCGTCACGCTCACCGCCGAAACCATCGTCGCGGCGTGGGGACTCCCGTTCGACCGGTTCGTCGCGACGATCGTGCCGTCCGTCGATCCGGGCGCTTTCGTCCGGCGCTACCGGCTCGCGATGCGCGTCAACCGCCCCCGGCCCACGAAGGGCGCGCCCGAACTGCTCGCGCGGCTGGCCGCCCGGGGGACGCGGATGGAGATCCTCACGTCCAGCAGCCGCGCGCTGATCACGCAGGACCTGGACGCCGTTGGCCTCACGCCGTACTTCGCGTGGATCCACGGCCACGAGGAAACCCCGTTCCACAAACCGGATCCGCGGGCGCTCGACGTCGTCGTCGAGCACCTGGACCGCGCCGGTTACGCGCGCGAGGAACTGGTCTACATCGGAGACAGCATCCGCGACTTCCGCGTGGCGTCGGCCCGGTCGGTGGCGTTCGTGGCGGTGCTCAGCGGCATCGAACCGGCGGCCGACTTCGTGGCGGCGGGCCTGGGCGCCGAGTGGATCGTCGCCGACCTGACGCAGCTGCTGACGGACTGA
- a CDS encoding glycoside hydrolase family 88 protein — protein MRFPGIRGFGVLAAAALASGLLPATVAMAAPAECAVSDEMVAAGNYWVANGTNLAAPDWQNATFHVGNLALVRTTGQSNHKTLPWAQANNYQLPADPKRPFFPDNQAAGEAYLDLYTYFHPEISLESIRTRIKDEVASVQAGHRDYWNYVDALNMAMPSFARMSLIDHDPSYLDAMQQLFSYSEHKLFNEFTGLWYRDARFKGSGVFWSRGNGWALAALTKVLQVLPADDPRRPEYLRVFKKMASTLALVQRRDGFWNSDLLNPWDHGGPESSGTAFFTFGIGWGVNAGILDATRFRPVVDKAWTALSAKALQPSGLVGYVQPVGDRPATAKPADTAAYGVGAFLLAGQQVAKLQGCSAS, from the coding sequence ATGCGTTTCCCGGGAATTCGTGGTTTCGGCGTGCTCGCGGCCGCGGCGTTGGCAAGCGGGCTGCTGCCGGCGACAGTGGCGATGGCGGCACCAGCTGAATGCGCCGTCTCGGACGAAATGGTCGCCGCGGGCAACTACTGGGTCGCCAACGGGACGAACCTCGCCGCGCCGGACTGGCAGAACGCGACGTTCCACGTCGGCAACCTCGCGCTGGTCCGGACCACCGGCCAGTCGAACCACAAGACACTGCCCTGGGCGCAGGCGAACAACTACCAGCTGCCCGCCGATCCGAAGCGGCCGTTCTTCCCGGACAACCAGGCCGCCGGCGAGGCGTACCTCGACCTGTACACGTACTTCCACCCGGAAATCTCGCTCGAATCGATCCGCACGCGGATCAAGGACGAGGTCGCCTCCGTCCAAGCGGGACACCGCGACTACTGGAACTACGTCGACGCGCTGAACATGGCGATGCCGTCGTTCGCCCGGATGAGCCTGATCGACCACGATCCGTCCTATTTGGACGCCATGCAGCAGCTCTTCTCGTACTCCGAGCACAAGCTGTTCAACGAATTCACGGGCCTGTGGTACCGCGACGCGCGGTTCAAGGGCTCGGGCGTGTTCTGGTCACGCGGCAACGGCTGGGCCCTGGCGGCGCTGACGAAGGTCCTGCAGGTCCTCCCGGCGGACGACCCGCGGCGGCCGGAGTACCTGCGGGTGTTCAAGAAGATGGCGTCCACGCTGGCTCTGGTCCAGCGCCGCGACGGCTTCTGGAACTCCGACCTGCTGAACCCGTGGGACCACGGCGGCCCGGAGTCCAGCGGCACGGCGTTCTTCACGTTCGGCATCGGCTGGGGCGTCAACGCGGGCATCCTCGACGCCACCCGGTTCCGCCCGGTGGTCGACAAGGCGTGGACGGCGCTGTCGGCCAAGGCCCTGCAGCCGAGCGGCCTGGTCGGCTACGTCCAGCCGGTCGGCGACCGTCCGGCCACGGCGAAGCCGGCGGACACCGCGGCCTACGGCGTGGGCGCGTTCCTGCTGGCGGGTCAGCAGGTGGCGAAGCTCCAGGGCTGTTCGGCCTCGTGA
- a CDS encoding FadR/GntR family transcriptional regulator — MRNLHARIVDELGRLIVEGVLGDGQPLVPEELGRRFSASRTVVREALRVLESKGMVTARPRVGTWTLPPEAWDAIDPDVIAWRVGGPDGREHLRELFELRLAIEPQAARMAAKHRRPDELAAMAAAYALMTDAADTAAFRAADARFHAALVRASGNALIAQLQVPVVAALRAQGEPADTLVAHSRVLTLVLAKNADGAESAARRLLETVAAYR, encoded by the coding sequence GTGCGGAACCTCCACGCGCGCATCGTCGACGAACTGGGCAGGCTGATCGTCGAAGGCGTCCTCGGGGACGGGCAGCCGCTCGTCCCCGAGGAGCTCGGCCGCCGGTTTTCGGCGTCCCGCACGGTGGTCCGCGAAGCGTTGCGCGTGCTCGAGTCCAAGGGCATGGTCACCGCGCGCCCGCGGGTCGGGACCTGGACGCTGCCGCCGGAGGCGTGGGACGCGATCGACCCGGACGTCATCGCCTGGCGCGTCGGCGGTCCGGACGGCCGCGAGCACTTGCGCGAGCTGTTCGAACTGCGGCTGGCGATCGAACCGCAGGCGGCGCGGATGGCCGCGAAGCACCGGCGTCCCGACGAGCTCGCGGCGATGGCCGCGGCGTACGCGCTGATGACCGACGCCGCCGACACCGCGGCCTTCCGGGCCGCCGACGCGCGGTTCCACGCGGCGCTGGTCCGCGCCTCGGGGAACGCGCTGATCGCCCAGCTGCAGGTGCCGGTGGTGGCGGCCCTGCGGGCACAGGGCGAACCTGCGGACACGCTCGTCGCGCATTCCCGCGTGCTGACGCTGGTGCTGGCGAAGAACGCCGACGGCGCCGAGTCCGCGGCCCGCCGATTGCTGGAAACCGTTGCAGCGTACCGCTGA
- a CDS encoding ABC transporter permease, producing the protein MSTPTKETSAPAAPPQPSAARRVLTGIGVQNSSLIITLIALVILLSVLNENFFRTNNLLLIGSAITIMGLLALVQTLVIILGALDISVGSMAGLASVISAMVFTSTGNAEVGILAAVGVGILCGLVNGMIIIFGRVNPVVATLAMLATYKGIAQVISDGKAQGYTGGDDLFIFLAKGAIAGLPSLVWVFLIVAALLHFLLKYTDIGRNVYAIGGNDTAARLAGININRYIIGVYALVGVVAAIAGVLITARTGSGQPTSGSEGLELQAVTGAALGGTMLKGGRGSIISTVLAVIILGVLDNGMSGLGINPFWQNVAHGALLVIAVVLQQLRSGERRVGLPE; encoded by the coding sequence ATGAGTACCCCCACCAAGGAAACTTCGGCCCCCGCCGCGCCGCCCCAGCCGTCGGCCGCGCGCCGCGTGCTGACCGGCATCGGCGTGCAGAACTCCAGCCTGATCATCACGCTCATCGCGCTCGTCATCCTGCTGAGCGTGCTGAACGAGAACTTCTTCCGCACCAACAACCTGCTGCTCATCGGCAGCGCGATCACCATCATGGGGCTGCTGGCCCTGGTCCAGACCCTGGTGATCATCCTGGGCGCGCTGGACATCTCGGTCGGCTCGATGGCCGGGCTCGCCTCGGTCATCTCGGCGATGGTGTTCACCTCGACCGGCAACGCCGAGGTGGGCATCCTCGCCGCGGTCGGCGTCGGCATCCTGTGCGGCCTGGTCAACGGCATGATCATCATTTTCGGCCGGGTCAACCCGGTGGTCGCGACGCTGGCCATGCTCGCCACCTACAAGGGCATCGCGCAGGTCATCTCCGACGGCAAGGCGCAGGGCTACACCGGCGGCGACGACTTGTTCATCTTCCTGGCCAAGGGCGCGATCGCGGGCCTGCCGTCGCTGGTGTGGGTATTCCTGATCGTCGCGGCACTGCTGCACTTCCTGCTCAAGTACACCGACATCGGCCGCAACGTCTACGCCATCGGCGGCAACGACACCGCCGCGCGGCTGGCCGGCATCAACATCAACCGGTACATCATCGGCGTGTACGCGCTGGTCGGTGTGGTCGCGGCGATCGCGGGCGTGCTGATCACCGCCCGCACCGGCTCCGGCCAGCCGACGTCCGGCTCCGAGGGCCTGGAGCTGCAGGCGGTCACCGGCGCCGCGCTCGGCGGCACGATGCTCAAGGGCGGCCGCGGATCGATCATTTCGACCGTGCTCGCGGTGATCATCCTGGGCGTGCTCGACAACGGCATGTCCGGGCTGGGCATCAACCCGTTCTGGCAGAACGTCGCCCACGGCGCCCTGCTGGTGATCGCGGTCGTGCTGCAGCAGCTGCGCAGCGGGGAACGGCGCGTCGGCCTGCCCGAGTAG
- a CDS encoding sugar ABC transporter ATP-binding protein — protein MKEIFQLADRVAVLRDGKLVGVQQVAETDEPGLVRMMIGRDLSALERRTTQDTGEVVLKLADVTTDDVTGISLQVRAGEVVCLAGLVGAGRSELARAIVGDLPIRSGTVELDGKRLRAHNPGDAVKAGIGFAPEERKTDALLMQRSVRDNISISVLDRLRRFRVVKRAKERALVEEYVRELRVRTPSMEQEVRKLSGGNQQKAVLARWLARRPKLLILDEPTRGVDVGAKAEIYRIIDGLAAEGIALLVISSDLPEVLTLADRILVMRAGRLAGELGREEATEEAVLTLAIPETEPAVEEAQEIGA, from the coding sequence ATGAAGGAGATCTTCCAGCTCGCGGACCGCGTCGCCGTGCTGCGCGACGGCAAGCTCGTCGGCGTCCAGCAGGTCGCGGAGACCGACGAGCCCGGCCTGGTGCGGATGATGATCGGCCGTGACCTCTCGGCGCTGGAACGCCGCACCACTCAGGACACCGGCGAAGTCGTCCTGAAGCTGGCCGACGTCACGACCGACGACGTCACCGGCATCTCGCTGCAGGTCCGCGCGGGCGAGGTCGTCTGCCTGGCCGGGCTGGTCGGCGCCGGACGTTCGGAGTTGGCCCGCGCGATCGTCGGCGACCTGCCGATCCGGTCGGGCACGGTCGAACTCGACGGCAAACGGCTGCGCGCGCACAACCCCGGCGACGCCGTGAAGGCGGGCATCGGCTTCGCGCCCGAAGAGCGCAAGACGGACGCGCTGCTCATGCAGCGGTCCGTCCGCGACAACATCTCCATCTCGGTGCTGGACCGGCTTCGCCGCTTCCGCGTCGTGAAGCGCGCGAAGGAACGCGCGCTCGTCGAGGAGTACGTACGCGAGCTTCGCGTGCGGACGCCGTCCATGGAACAGGAAGTCCGCAAGCTGTCCGGCGGCAACCAGCAGAAGGCCGTCCTCGCCCGCTGGCTCGCGCGGCGGCCGAAACTGCTGATCCTCGACGAGCCGACGCGCGGGGTCGACGTCGGCGCGAAGGCCGAGATCTACCGGATCATCGACGGCCTCGCCGCCGAGGGCATCGCGCTGCTGGTCATCTCCTCCGACCTGCCCGAGGTGCTGACGCTGGCCGACCGCATCCTCGTGATGCGGGCGGGACGTCTCGCGGGCGAGCTCGGCCGCGAGGAAGCGACCGAGGAAGCCGTGCTGACCCTCGCCATCCCCGAAACCGAACCAGCCGTGGAAGAAGCCCAGGAGATCGGCGCATGA
- a CDS encoding substrate-binding domain-containing protein — translation MISGVLMASCSSGKTDTSAPQQQAPSNGKITLYYLQKQGDQQYFVEQAQGAQEKAKELGVELKVVNLGQDANKAITELDAAVAQGANGVAIVVPDQAIGPQVIDKAKSAGIPLIASDDVIKDGTGAKAPFVGFNGSQMGDSVGTEAGKLFKAANWTAADTKIISAYKQDLTVCTDRVNASKSAFSKAAGADVQVINVGTDNSPVDAQNRSGAVIGSNPGVKHWVVWGCNDENETGVVTALANSGVQANNIIGVGLGAYLTCKDWAAGKDTGNKAALYISGAEVGRSAIQVLVDKVKNGKALPAETIAKTTIVNKDNYKQAGVNCT, via the coding sequence TTGATTTCCGGTGTCCTGATGGCCTCCTGCTCCTCGGGCAAGACTGATACATCTGCGCCCCAGCAGCAGGCGCCGTCGAACGGCAAGATCACCCTGTACTACCTGCAGAAACAGGGTGACCAGCAGTACTTCGTCGAGCAGGCGCAGGGCGCGCAGGAGAAGGCGAAGGAGCTCGGCGTCGAGCTGAAGGTCGTCAACCTCGGCCAGGACGCCAACAAGGCGATCACCGAACTGGACGCCGCGGTCGCCCAAGGCGCCAACGGCGTCGCGATCGTCGTCCCGGACCAGGCCATCGGCCCGCAGGTGATCGACAAGGCCAAGAGCGCCGGCATCCCGCTGATCGCCTCCGACGACGTCATCAAGGACGGCACGGGCGCGAAGGCGCCGTTCGTCGGCTTCAACGGCAGCCAGATGGGCGACTCGGTCGGCACCGAGGCCGGGAAGCTGTTCAAGGCCGCGAACTGGACCGCCGCCGACACGAAGATCATCAGCGCCTACAAGCAGGATCTGACCGTCTGCACCGACCGCGTCAACGCCTCGAAGAGCGCGTTCTCGAAGGCCGCCGGCGCGGACGTCCAGGTGATCAACGTCGGCACCGACAACTCCCCCGTCGACGCGCAGAACCGCTCCGGCGCGGTGATCGGCTCCAACCCGGGCGTGAAGCACTGGGTCGTCTGGGGCTGCAACGACGAGAACGAGACCGGCGTCGTGACCGCGCTGGCCAACTCCGGCGTGCAGGCGAACAACATCATCGGCGTCGGGCTCGGCGCCTACCTCACCTGCAAGGACTGGGCGGCGGGCAAGGACACCGGCAACAAGGCCGCGCTCTACATCTCCGGCGCCGAGGTCGGCCGCTCGGCCATCCAAGTGCTCGTCGACAAGGTGAAGAACGGCAAGGCACTGCCCGCGGAGACGATCGCCAAGACCACGATCGTCAACAAGGACAACTACAAGCAGGCCGGCGTCAACTGCACCTGA